In the genome of Saccharomonospora viridis DSM 43017, one region contains:
- a CDS encoding NAD(P)/FAD-dependent oxidoreductase, which translates to MDGHTRIDGGPRTAVVVGAGIVGLSTAWFLQERGIEVTVVDRDGVAAGASWGNAGWLSPGLAIPLNEPSVLRYGLRALLDPKAPLHVPTTVDVGLWRFLLQFAANCRWGAWERAARANLPFNAECLEAFDILTSGGVTVPTISAPITALFESPRQATGLLKELKRITAAGGEITYRGLTGDELAEAAPQASSRINAGVRLEGQRFIDPGAFVCALADSVRERGGVVRSGFDVDAVRPRGHAVTLETRSGELISGDVVVLATGAWLNRLARSGGVRVPVRAGRGYSFTVPTDEPVPGPVYLPDVRVACTPYRGALRVAGTMEFRSPDAPLDRDRIRAIIDSARDLLRGVRWNERTDEWVGPRPVTPDGMPLIGATTAPGVYVAGGHGMWGLTQGPITGRLLAEQIATGKQPEALRPVDPLR; encoded by the coding sequence ATGGACGGACACACGCGAATCGACGGCGGTCCCCGGACAGCGGTGGTGGTGGGAGCCGGCATCGTCGGCTTGTCAACCGCCTGGTTCCTCCAGGAACGTGGGATCGAGGTCACGGTGGTCGACCGTGACGGTGTCGCGGCCGGAGCGTCCTGGGGGAACGCGGGCTGGCTCTCCCCCGGACTGGCGATCCCGTTGAACGAGCCGAGCGTCCTGCGGTACGGCCTGCGCGCCCTGCTCGACCCCAAGGCCCCACTCCACGTTCCCACGACCGTGGACGTGGGCCTGTGGCGTTTCCTGCTGCAGTTCGCGGCGAATTGCCGATGGGGTGCCTGGGAGCGGGCCGCCCGCGCCAACCTGCCCTTCAACGCCGAGTGCCTCGAGGCGTTCGACATCCTGACCTCGGGCGGGGTCACCGTGCCGACGATCAGTGCCCCCATCACGGCGTTGTTCGAGTCCCCCCGGCAGGCGACCGGGCTGCTGAAGGAACTGAAACGCATCACGGCAGCGGGGGGTGAGATCACCTACCGCGGACTCACCGGCGACGAACTGGCCGAGGCCGCACCGCAAGCGTCCTCCCGCATCAACGCGGGTGTGCGGTTGGAGGGGCAGCGCTTCATCGACCCGGGCGCGTTCGTCTGCGCGCTCGCCGATTCCGTGCGGGAACGCGGCGGTGTCGTCCGAAGCGGCTTCGACGTCGACGCCGTCCGACCCCGGGGGCACGCCGTCACCCTCGAAACCCGGTCCGGTGAGCTGATCTCCGGCGATGTCGTGGTGCTCGCCACGGGCGCGTGGTTGAACCGACTCGCTCGTAGCGGGGGTGTCCGGGTGCCGGTGCGGGCGGGTCGGGGTTACTCGTTCACGGTTCCCACGGACGAGCCGGTGCCCGGACCGGTGTACCTTCCGGACGTACGGGTGGCCTGCACGCCGTATCGCGGTGCGCTGCGGGTGGCGGGCACGATGGAGTTCCGCAGTCCCGACGCCCCGCTCGACCGTGACCGCATCAGGGCCATCATCGACTCGGCTCGCGATCTGCTGCGCGGCGTGCGCTGGAACGAGCGCACCGACGAATGGGTGGGTCCGCGTCCCGTCACGCCGGACGGTATGCCGCTGATCGGTGCCACCACCGCACCGGGTGTGTACGTGGCCGGTGGACACGGCATGTGGGGGCTGACCCAGGGACCGATCACCGGCCGCCTTCTCGCCGAACAGATCGCCACCGGGAAACAACCCGAGGCGCTGCGTCCAGTCGACCCGCTCCGCTGA
- a CDS encoding NADPH:quinone oxidoreductase family protein, with translation MRAAQIATLDGPSALRVTDVDEPHPSEDVVVVEVHAAGVTFPDVLQTRGLYQYKPELPFVPGTEVAGVVRSAPDGASVRPGDRVAAFPGLGGFAETVAVPTHAVFPIPDRLSFVSAAALPMNYLTVHFALTRRGALRKGETVLVHGAGGGVGTASVQLASALGARVIAVTSSAEKGELARRMGAQHVVSPDGFRAKVRELTGDAGVDMVVDPVGGDRFTDSLRCLAPEGRLLVIGFTAGEIPTVKVNRLLLNNIAVVGVGWGAFWSTRPEYLQRQWDELRPMLDDGLLDPPIGATYPLEEAAAALTELDTRAAKGKIVLQVR, from the coding sequence ATGCGCGCTGCGCAGATCGCCACCCTTGACGGCCCTTCCGCGCTGAGGGTGACCGACGTCGACGAACCTCACCCCAGCGAGGACGTCGTAGTGGTCGAGGTGCACGCGGCCGGGGTGACATTCCCGGACGTGTTGCAGACGCGAGGGTTGTACCAGTACAAGCCGGAGCTGCCGTTCGTGCCCGGCACCGAGGTCGCCGGGGTGGTGCGTTCGGCTCCCGACGGTGCCTCCGTGCGTCCGGGCGACCGGGTGGCCGCGTTTCCCGGCTTGGGCGGTTTCGCCGAAACCGTGGCGGTACCGACCCATGCCGTGTTCCCCATCCCCGACCGGCTGTCGTTCGTGTCGGCCGCCGCGTTGCCCATGAACTATCTCACCGTGCATTTCGCGCTCACCCGGCGCGGGGCGCTGCGGAAAGGTGAAACCGTACTCGTGCACGGGGCGGGCGGTGGCGTGGGCACCGCGTCGGTCCAACTGGCGTCGGCGTTGGGCGCTCGTGTGATCGCCGTGACGTCCTCGGCGGAGAAAGGCGAGTTGGCCCGCAGGATGGGCGCTCAGCACGTCGTGTCGCCCGACGGCTTCCGCGCAAAGGTGCGGGAGTTGACCGGCGATGCGGGGGTGGACATGGTGGTGGACCCCGTGGGCGGTGATCGGTTCACCGATTCGCTGCGATGCCTGGCTCCGGAGGGGCGACTGCTCGTCATCGGGTTCACCGCCGGGGAGATCCCCACGGTGAAGGTCAACCGGTTGCTGCTGAACAACATCGCCGTGGTCGGTGTCGGGTGGGGCGCGTTCTGGTCCACGCGACCGGAGTACCTGCAGCGACAGTGGGACGAGCTGCGCCCCATGTTGGACGACGGTCTGCTCGACCCGCCGATCGGCGCGACGTACCCGCTGGAGGAGGCAGCGGCGGCGTTGACCGAACTCGACACTCGCGCCGCGAAGGGCAAGATCGTACTGCAGGTCCGCTGA
- a CDS encoding GlsB/YeaQ/YmgE family stress response membrane protein translates to MGILGWLVLGLFAGAIAKLLMPGRDPGGCLITVLLGIGGALLGGWIGRTTFDVDLGTFFDLRTWGLAILGALVILLLYRILIGSGRRE, encoded by the coding sequence ATGGGAATACTGGGTTGGCTGGTCCTCGGGCTGTTCGCCGGCGCCATCGCGAAGCTGTTGATGCCGGGCCGGGACCCCGGTGGCTGTCTGATCACCGTGCTGCTCGGCATCGGTGGCGCGCTGCTCGGCGGCTGGATCGGCAGGACGACGTTCGATGTCGACCTCGGCACGTTCTTCGACCTGCGCACGTGGGGACTGGCGATCCTCGGAGCGTTGGTGATCCTGTTGCTTTACCGCATTCTGATCGGGTCGGGACGACGCGAGTAG
- a CDS encoding acyltransferase family protein: MTTLREALGDKSASVPPPPQQRKFRPELQGLRALAVLLVVVYHVWFDRISGGVDLFFFVSGFLITGQLFRASVRGRIEFRQFWGRIFKRLFPAALTVLVASMVAALLWLPEHRWVQTAKEIIASALYYENWQLAADSADYFAQNSGASITQHFWSLSVQGQFYLVWPLLIGLLMLVVRWLRWNMYPVLMTTLVVLFAASLAYSVWLTEVNQPLAYFHSGTRLWEFAFGGLLALTIDKIALPRWLAILSGWLGVVGLVSCGMVLQVGTMFPGYVALWPMVSAALVLVAGATNSKIGADRILASRPLIYLGNISYSLYLWHWPILLFYLVVRAQAEVGWRGGAVVIAASLVLAAITYHLIENPVRHSNIGVTTRWGAYRFAVLVLVPVLVAAGVWQHITEQRSSFEFQADDPEHPGAQVVLTGKPVYDPDTSVVPPFAAVPSEWVEWGPGECTEKDADEENIRHCVMNPPEGVEPTRRVVLVGDSHAFQLSGAFRNIARDLNWQLYLFHRPGCPFTATEDMPNNESCVDWNSRVLPRIIGLDPDVVVTMATRDVREGLKEWTPEGYVEQWRRLGEAGIRVVAIRDNPRFDFQPPECVQLNDFMSEKCSRPRGQMYHARPPYEVAENIPPNASFVDLSDYFCTPTVCPPVIGNVLIYMDDNHVTGTYMETLAPILKRKVLDVLGWEDTTVTPG; encoded by the coding sequence ATGACTACGTTGCGGGAAGCTCTGGGCGATAAGAGCGCTTCCGTACCGCCACCGCCACAGCAACGTAAGTTCCGTCCGGAACTACAAGGGCTTCGGGCGCTTGCCGTGCTTTTGGTGGTCGTGTACCACGTGTGGTTCGACCGCATCTCCGGTGGCGTGGATCTGTTCTTCTTCGTCTCCGGCTTCCTCATCACCGGGCAGTTGTTCCGTGCGAGTGTGCGGGGACGGATCGAGTTCCGCCAGTTCTGGGGGCGCATCTTCAAGCGGCTGTTCCCCGCGGCGTTGACGGTTCTCGTCGCATCGATGGTCGCTGCCCTGCTGTGGTTGCCCGAGCACCGTTGGGTGCAGACCGCCAAGGAGATCATCGCCTCGGCGCTGTACTACGAGAACTGGCAGCTCGCCGCCGATTCGGCCGACTACTTCGCCCAAAACAGCGGTGCGAGCATCACGCAGCACTTCTGGTCATTGTCGGTGCAGGGGCAGTTCTACCTCGTCTGGCCGCTGCTGATCGGTCTGCTGATGCTGGTGGTCCGGTGGCTCCGCTGGAACATGTATCCGGTGCTGATGACCACCCTGGTGGTGCTGTTCGCAGCCTCGCTGGCGTACTCGGTGTGGCTGACCGAGGTGAACCAACCGCTGGCTTACTTCCACTCGGGTACGCGACTGTGGGAGTTCGCGTTCGGTGGTCTGTTGGCGTTGACCATCGACAAGATCGCGCTCCCGCGTTGGCTGGCGATCCTGTCCGGCTGGCTCGGCGTGGTCGGCCTCGTCTCCTGCGGCATGGTGTTGCAGGTCGGCACCATGTTCCCCGGCTACGTGGCGTTGTGGCCGATGGTGTCGGCCGCGCTCGTGTTGGTGGCAGGCGCGACCAACTCCAAGATCGGCGCCGACCGGATCCTGGCCTCCCGGCCGCTGATCTACCTGGGCAACATCAGCTACTCGCTGTATCTGTGGCACTGGCCGATCCTGCTGTTCTACCTGGTCGTGCGGGCCCAGGCGGAAGTCGGCTGGCGCGGCGGTGCGGTGGTGATCGCGGCGTCGCTCGTCCTCGCGGCCATCACCTACCACCTCATCGAGAACCCGGTCCGCCACTCCAACATCGGTGTGACGACGCGGTGGGGTGCGTATCGATTCGCCGTCCTCGTGCTCGTGCCCGTGCTGGTCGCCGCGGGGGTGTGGCAGCACATCACCGAACAGCGGTCGTCCTTCGAGTTCCAGGCCGACGACCCGGAGCACCCCGGTGCGCAGGTGGTGCTGACGGGTAAGCCGGTCTACGACCCTGACACGAGCGTCGTCCCGCCGTTCGCCGCCGTGCCCAGCGAATGGGTCGAGTGGGGACCCGGTGAGTGCACGGAGAAGGACGCCGACGAGGAGAACATCCGGCACTGCGTGATGAACCCGCCCGAGGGGGTCGAGCCGACACGCCGCGTGGTCCTGGTCGGCGATTCACACGCCTTCCAACTCTCGGGCGCGTTCCGGAACATCGCGCGGGACCTCAACTGGCAGCTCTACCTGTTCCACCGGCCGGGGTGCCCGTTCACCGCGACCGAGGACATGCCCAACAACGAAAGCTGTGTCGACTGGAACTCCCGGGTCCTGCCCAGGATCATCGGGCTTGACCCCGACGTGGTCGTCACGATGGCGACGCGGGATGTGCGTGAGGGCCTCAAGGAATGGACCCCCGAGGGTTACGTCGAGCAGTGGCGCAGGCTCGGCGAGGCGGGTATCCGCGTGGTCGCCATCCGGGACAATCCCCGGTTCGACTTCCAGCCGCCCGAATGCGTGCAGCTCAACGACTTCATGTCCGAGAAATGCTCGCGTCCGCGGGGGCAGATGTACCACGCCAGGCCGCCGTACGAGGTCGCGGAGAACATACCGCCCAACGCCTCGTTCGTGGACTTGAGCGACTACTTCTGCACCCCGACGGTGTGCCCGCCCGTGATCGGCAACGTGCTGATCTACATGGACGACAACCACGTCACCGGGACCTACATGGAAACCCTCGCCCCGATCCTGAAACGGAAGGTGCTCGACGTACTCGGCTGGGAGGACACGACGGTCACACCGGGGTGA
- the ilvA gene encoding threonine ammonia-lyase IlvA, whose translation MGEQTGTTATVTARDVEVAAERLADVLPPTPLHRNERLSRHYDLDVWLKREDANSVRSYKVRGAYNLLSRLPDEQRSRGVVCASAGNHAQGVAYASAALGLEARVYLPRTTPRQKRERVAWLGGKHVQVVVEGETYDDAAAAAQAYAASTGAALIPAFDDPRTIAGQGTVAKEIVEQLGHEPDAVVVPVGGGGLLAGTLAWLRERHPAVGVVGAEPLGATSMASALQRGGPVRLETIDPFIDGAAVRMVGDHTYALTARHAPRLVAVPEGRVCVEMLELYQSDGIISEPAGALASAALGLAELDLPRGATVVCVLSGGNNDVSRYAEIVERALIFEGKKHYFLVEFPQEPGALRRFLDDVLGPDDDITLFEYVKRNNRETGPALVGIELGSAENLPAILERMRKAPHRIEKVEPDSPLFTFLT comes from the coding sequence GTGGGCGAGCAGACCGGGACGACCGCGACCGTGACCGCACGTGATGTCGAGGTGGCGGCCGAGCGACTCGCGGACGTCCTGCCACCGACACCGCTGCACCGCAATGAGCGACTGTCCCGGCACTACGACCTCGACGTGTGGCTCAAGCGGGAGGATGCGAACTCCGTCCGCTCGTACAAGGTGCGCGGCGCCTACAACCTTTTGAGCCGGCTGCCGGACGAGCAGCGTTCCCGTGGCGTGGTCTGCGCCAGCGCCGGTAACCACGCCCAGGGGGTGGCGTACGCCAGTGCCGCGCTCGGGCTCGAGGCACGGGTGTACCTCCCGCGCACGACGCCCAGGCAGAAGCGGGAGCGCGTGGCCTGGCTCGGCGGCAAACATGTGCAGGTGGTGGTCGAGGGTGAGACCTACGACGACGCCGCGGCCGCCGCTCAGGCGTACGCGGCGTCCACGGGCGCGGCGTTGATCCCCGCCTTCGACGATCCCCGCACCATCGCCGGACAGGGCACGGTGGCGAAGGAGATCGTCGAACAGCTCGGACACGAACCCGACGCGGTGGTGGTCCCGGTGGGTGGTGGTGGCCTGCTCGCGGGCACGCTGGCCTGGCTGCGGGAGCGGCATCCCGCGGTGGGGGTGGTGGGAGCCGAACCACTCGGCGCGACGAGTATGGCGTCGGCGCTGCAGCGAGGTGGACCCGTCCGACTGGAGACGATCGACCCGTTCATCGACGGCGCGGCCGTACGCATGGTGGGCGACCACACGTATGCGCTCACCGCACGTCACGCCCCTCGACTCGTCGCCGTGCCCGAGGGTCGGGTCTGCGTGGAGATGCTCGAGCTGTACCAGTCCGACGGCATCATCAGCGAACCCGCGGGGGCGCTCGCGTCGGCGGCGTTGGGGCTGGCCGAACTGGACCTTCCCCGTGGGGCCACCGTGGTGTGCGTGCTGTCGGGCGGTAACAACGACGTCAGCCGCTACGCCGAGATCGTGGAACGGGCACTGATCTTCGAGGGGAAGAAGCATTACTTCCTCGTCGAGTTCCCCCAGGAGCCGGGTGCGCTACGACGGTTCTTGGACGATGTCCTCGGCCCCGACGACGACATCACCTTGTTCGAGTACGTCAAGCGCAACAACCGCGAGACCGGTCCCGCGCTCGTGGGCATCGAGCTGGGCTCCGCGGAGAACCTGCCCGCCATCCTGGAGCGCATGCGGAAAGCGCCGCACCGCATCGAGAAAGTGGAGCCGGACAGCCCGCTTTTCACGTTCCTGACCTGA
- a CDS encoding TetR/AcrR family transcriptional regulator, with protein sequence MNRALGLREQKKLATKAALHEAAIRLAVRDGYDAVTVEAIADAAGVSRRTFSNYFGSKEEAVLYGDSTRLQSLLDAVAARPAEDSAWTALRAATNSVLRELQRRRRECRDEDEPDWLTRARLIRSHPVLLSRQAAAYASFERALADELVHRLPQESGNSVMRARVIAACFLAALRVGTQTWLDHSTDASLSEIIDEVLAEAGRRFE encoded by the coding sequence GTGAACCGTGCGCTCGGACTGCGGGAACAGAAGAAACTCGCCACCAAGGCGGCGTTGCACGAGGCCGCCATCCGTCTCGCCGTGAGGGACGGTTACGACGCCGTCACGGTGGAGGCCATCGCCGACGCGGCAGGGGTTTCCCGACGCACGTTCTCGAACTACTTCGGCAGCAAGGAAGAGGCCGTACTGTACGGCGACAGCACCCGGTTGCAGTCGTTGCTCGACGCCGTGGCCGCTCGTCCGGCCGAGGACTCCGCGTGGACGGCGCTTCGTGCGGCGACGAACTCGGTGCTCCGCGAACTCCAACGCCGCCGTCGGGAGTGTCGCGACGAGGACGAACCCGACTGGCTCACCCGGGCCCGACTCATCCGGTCGCATCCGGTGTTGTTGTCCCGGCAGGCCGCGGCGTACGCGTCGTTCGAACGCGCCCTCGCCGACGAGCTCGTTCACCGGTTGCCGCAGGAGAGCGGGAACTCCGTCATGCGTGCCAGGGTCATCGCCGCGTGTTTCCTCGCGGCCCTGCGCGTCGGTACCCAGACGTGGTTGGACCACTCCACCGACGCGTCGTTGTCGGAGATCATCGATGAGGTGCTCGCGGAGGCGGGGCGGCGGTTCGAATGA
- a CDS encoding MDR family MFS transporter, with protein sequence MSPPSPREDSRTSVARPLTGLLLVLFVAMLSSTVVSIALPRIIGALNGSQTQYTWVVTATLLTATASTPIWGKLADLYSKKALVQIAIGIFVAGSLISGFAQDAGQLIAARAFQGLGVGGLQALVQTIIAAMIPPKERGRYNGLLGGVMAVATVSGPLLGGVITDTSWLGWRWCFFVGIPFSLVALVVLQRWLHLPAIRDRETVQVDYVGATLIAIGVSVLLIWVSFVDNSFAWLSWQTAALVGPALAVLAIAVWWESRVPEPVLPLSVIRQPAPALAILASLSVGMAMFGGAVFLGQYFQVSRGYSPTEAGLLMIPMMVGTFVSSTVSGQLVSRSGRIKWHIVTGTVILVAGFGVLSTLDRETPLLVVFTGLFAVGVGVGMSMQNLVLAVQNTVALRDVGAASASITFFRSLGGTIGISILGAVLANRVSDSVQKGLREAGVPATASGGASNLNLEALPEPIRAIVETAYGEATGHIFLLSSIIAVVGVVAALLLKPAPLRTTLDVEPTEKDQVRS encoded by the coding sequence ATGTCCCCGCCCTCGCCCCGCGAGGACAGCCGCACCAGCGTGGCGCGACCGTTGACGGGGCTGCTGCTCGTGCTCTTCGTCGCGATGCTCAGCTCGACCGTCGTCTCCATCGCCCTGCCGCGGATCATCGGGGCACTGAACGGCAGCCAGACCCAGTACACCTGGGTGGTCACGGCGACACTGCTCACGGCCACCGCCTCCACGCCGATCTGGGGAAAGCTGGCCGACCTCTACAGCAAGAAAGCACTCGTCCAGATCGCGATCGGGATCTTCGTAGCCGGGTCGCTGATCAGTGGTTTCGCCCAGGACGCGGGACAACTCATCGCCGCCCGCGCCTTCCAAGGACTCGGTGTCGGTGGTCTGCAGGCACTCGTTCAGACGATCATCGCGGCGATGATCCCGCCGAAGGAACGGGGCCGTTACAACGGTCTCCTCGGCGGCGTGATGGCAGTGGCCACCGTCAGCGGACCGTTGCTGGGTGGTGTCATCACCGACACGTCCTGGCTGGGCTGGCGTTGGTGCTTCTTCGTCGGCATCCCGTTCTCCCTCGTGGCCCTGGTGGTCCTGCAGCGCTGGCTGCACCTGCCCGCGATCCGGGATCGGGAGACCGTGCAGGTCGACTACGTCGGCGCCACGCTCATCGCCATCGGCGTGAGCGTGCTGCTGATCTGGGTGAGCTTCGTGGACAACTCGTTCGCCTGGCTGTCGTGGCAGACCGCCGCGCTGGTGGGCCCCGCTCTGGCGGTCCTCGCTATCGCCGTCTGGTGGGAATCGCGTGTGCCCGAGCCGGTGCTGCCGCTGTCGGTGATCCGCCAGCCCGCCCCCGCGCTGGCGATCCTGGCCAGCCTCTCCGTGGGGATGGCGATGTTCGGCGGCGCCGTGTTCCTCGGCCAGTACTTCCAGGTCAGCCGTGGCTACAGCCCCACGGAAGCCGGACTTCTCATGATCCCGATGATGGTGGGCACGTTCGTCTCGTCGACCGTCTCGGGACAGCTGGTCAGCCGTAGCGGAAGGATCAAGTGGCATATCGTCACGGGCACGGTGATCCTGGTCGCCGGTTTCGGTGTGCTCTCCACGCTCGATCGCGAGACCCCGCTGCTCGTCGTCTTCACCGGCCTCTTCGCCGTCGGGGTCGGCGTCGGGATGTCGATGCAGAACCTCGTGCTCGCGGTGCAGAACACGGTGGCGCTCCGTGACGTCGGAGCGGCCAGTGCGTCGATCACGTTCTTCCGCTCACTCGGTGGCACCATCGGCATCTCGATACTCGGCGCGGTGCTGGCCAACCGGGTCAGCGACAGCGTCCAGAAGGGGCTACGGGAAGCGGGTGTCCCCGCCACCGCCTCGGGTGGGGCGAGCAACCTCAATCTGGAGGCCCTGCCCGAGCCGATCCGCGCGATCGTGGAAACGGCCTACGGCGAGGCGACGGGACACATCTTCCTGCTCTCCTCGATCATCGCGGTGGTCGGTGTCGTCGCGGCTTTGCTGCTCAAGCCCGCGCCGCTGCGCACGACCCTGGACGTGGAGCCGACCGAGAAGGACCAGGTTCGCTCCTGA
- the hisS gene encoding histidine--tRNA ligase, whose protein sequence is MAKAAEPPSGTRDFLADDVRRRKAAFDTVAGVFEHYGFDPLETPAFERLEVFQGKLGEEASALIFKILKRGVHEATGEADLALRYDHTVPLARVVGTYGSQLPSPYKRYAIGPVWRADRPAKGRFREFTQCDIDTVGSASPLADAEVVWAIHDGLVALGVDDFRILVNSRKALHGLLEAYGVPEERGAAILGTLDKLDKLSGDEVVAELVERGLEQRVARELVEDVTATDTDRVRKQLDTTERGREGLAEIDRLLELTSGLPEGRVVFTPRMVRGLDYYTGPIFEVVATGYPGSIASGGRYDGLVAKLGGPDLPACGGSIGIERILAIQAAEAEAGVGLDVALTVLRAEDTVMRMAADLRAQGLRTGVYLGTSGKLGKQLKWANDQRARLVLIHGPEEQAEGVVTVRDMASGDQNRVPVADVATTVREQLGR, encoded by the coding sequence ATGGCGAAGGCCGCCGAGCCACCCTCAGGTACCCGGGACTTCCTCGCGGACGACGTGCGTCGCCGCAAGGCTGCGTTCGACACGGTCGCGGGAGTGTTCGAGCATTACGGGTTCGATCCATTGGAGACCCCGGCGTTCGAGCGACTCGAAGTGTTCCAGGGCAAGCTCGGCGAGGAGGCCAGCGCGCTGATCTTCAAGATCCTCAAACGCGGGGTGCACGAGGCGACGGGGGAAGCGGACCTGGCGCTGCGCTACGACCACACGGTCCCGTTGGCGAGGGTCGTCGGCACGTACGGCAGCCAGCTGCCGTCGCCGTACAAGCGGTATGCGATCGGTCCGGTGTGGCGGGCCGACCGTCCCGCGAAGGGTCGGTTCCGTGAGTTCACCCAATGTGACATCGACACCGTGGGTTCGGCGTCCCCCTTGGCGGACGCCGAGGTCGTGTGGGCCATCCACGACGGACTGGTGGCACTCGGGGTCGACGACTTCCGCATCCTGGTGAACAGTCGGAAGGCGCTGCACGGGTTGCTGGAGGCGTACGGCGTTCCCGAGGAACGGGGGGCGGCCATCCTCGGGACGCTGGACAAACTGGACAAGCTCAGCGGCGACGAGGTGGTGGCCGAACTCGTCGAACGTGGCCTGGAGCAACGGGTCGCACGCGAACTCGTCGAAGACGTGACCGCCACCGACACCGATCGGGTGCGCAAGCAGCTCGACACCACCGAGCGCGGTCGGGAGGGGCTGGCTGAGATCGACCGGCTGCTGGAGTTGACGTCGGGACTGCCCGAGGGACGTGTGGTGTTCACGCCGCGCATGGTGCGCGGACTGGACTACTACACCGGGCCGATCTTCGAGGTCGTGGCCACCGGATACCCGGGGTCCATCGCGTCGGGGGGCCGTTACGACGGTCTCGTGGCCAAGCTGGGTGGGCCGGACCTGCCGGCGTGCGGCGGTTCGATCGGGATCGAGCGCATCCTGGCCATCCAGGCGGCCGAGGCCGAGGCCGGGGTGGGGCTCGACGTGGCGCTCACCGTCCTCCGCGCCGAGGACACGGTCATGCGGATGGCGGCCGACCTGCGCGCTCAGGGCTTGCGCACGGGGGTCTACCTGGGCACGTCGGGCAAGCTCGGCAAACAGCTCAAATGGGCCAACGACCAGCGAGCGCGCCTCGTGCTCATCCACGGTCCGGAGGAGCAGGCCGAGGGCGTCGTCACCGTGCGAGACATGGCCAGCGGTGACCAGAACCGCGTGCCCGTGGCCGACGTCGCGACGACGGTGCGCGAGCAACTCGGCCGCTGA
- a CDS encoding carbohydrate ABC transporter permease, which produces MTAKVRTRPNVLGGLAGFAWLLVVLVPVYYVVITSLRDQEGFFSSNPLAPPADPTLDSYRLVLENDFLRYLGNSVVVTLATVLITVSVSLLAAYYVVRGGGRLARLTYRSFLLGLAIPLQATIIPVYYLITQIQLYDTLWAIILPSAAFAIPLSVVILANFLRDVPNELFESMRMDGAGHWRMVWSLVLPLTRPAVVTVAVYDALQVWNGFLFPLILTQSPDQRVLPLALWSFQGQFTVNIPAVLAAVVLSTLPVLALYILGRRQLIGGLTAGFGR; this is translated from the coding sequence ATGACGGCGAAGGTGCGGACGCGACCCAACGTCCTGGGCGGACTGGCCGGATTCGCGTGGTTGCTCGTGGTGCTCGTGCCGGTCTACTACGTCGTGATCACGAGTTTGCGGGACCAGGAGGGTTTCTTCTCCTCGAATCCGCTCGCCCCACCCGCTGACCCCACGTTGGACAGTTACCGACTGGTGCTGGAGAACGATTTCCTGCGCTATCTCGGAAACAGCGTGGTGGTGACACTGGCGACGGTGCTGATCACCGTGAGTGTGTCACTGTTGGCGGCCTACTACGTGGTGCGGGGCGGTGGCAGGCTGGCCCGGCTCACCTACCGTTCCTTCCTGTTGGGTCTGGCCATCCCGTTGCAGGCCACGATCATCCCGGTCTACTACCTCATCACGCAGATCCAGCTCTACGACACCTTGTGGGCGATCATCCTGCCGTCCGCCGCGTTCGCCATCCCCCTGTCGGTGGTCATCCTGGCGAACTTCCTGCGCGATGTCCCGAACGAACTGTTCGAGTCCATGCGCATGGACGGGGCGGGGCACTGGCGCATGGTGTGGAGTCTGGTGCTGCCGCTCACCCGGCCCGCGGTGGTCACCGTCGCGGTGTACGACGCGCTGCAGGTGTGGAACGGATTCCTGTTCCCGCTGATCCTCACGCAGAGCCCGGACCAGCGGGTGCTGCCCTTGGCGCTGTGGAGTTTCCAAGGTCAGTTCACCGTCAACATCCCCGCTGTGCTGGCGGCGGTGGTGTTGTCCACGTTGCCCGTGCTCGCGCTCTACATCCTCGGCAGGCGGCAGTTGATCGGAGGGCTCACGGCCGGCTTCGGTCGGTGA